In a genomic window of Narcine bancroftii isolate sNarBan1 chromosome 7, sNarBan1.hap1, whole genome shotgun sequence:
- the LOC138740025 gene encoding collagen alpha-2(I) chain-like, whose protein sequence is MTPSKQGWWAGQRGPVGQRGPVGQRGPVGQRGPVGQRGPVGQRGPVGQRGPVGQRGPVGQRGPVGQRGPVGQRGPVGQRGPVGQRGPVGQRGPVGQRGPVGQRGPVGQRGPVGQRGPVGQRGPVGQRGPVGQRGPVGQRGPVGQRGPVGQRGPVGQRGPVGQRGPVGQRGPVGQRGPVGQRGPVGQRGPVGQRGPVGQRGPVGQRGPVGQRGPVGQRGPVGQRGPVGQRGPVGQRGPVGQRGPVGQRGPVGQRGPVGQRGPVGQRGPVGQRGPVGQRGPVGQRGPVGQRGPVGQRGPVGQRGPVGQRGPVGQRGPVGQRGPVGQRGPVGQRGPVGQRGPVGQRGPVGQRGPVGQRGPVGQRGPVGQRGPVGQRGPVGQRGPVGQRGPVGQRGPVGQRGPVGQRGPVGQRGPVGQRGPVGQRGPVGQRGPVGQRGPVGQRGPVGQRGPVGQRGPVGQRGPVGQRGPVGQRGPVGQRGPVGQRGPVGQRGPVGQRGPVGQRGPVGQRGPVGQRGPVGQRGPVGQRGPVGQRGPVGQRGPVGAIRGWPVQAVTASPGHLSFWGCSLQLKTWKSNGCLPYP, encoded by the coding sequence atgaccccctcaaagcAGGGATGGTGGGCAGGGCAGCGGGGACCGGTGGGGCAGCGGGGACCGGTGGGGCAGCGGGGACCGGTGGGGCAGCGGGGACCGGTGGGGCAGCGGGGACCGGTGGGGCAGCGGGGACCGGTGGGGCAGCGGGGACCGGTGGGGCAGCGGGGACCGGTGGGGCAGCGGGGACCGGTGGGGCAGCGGGGACCGGTGGGGCAGCGGGGACCGGTGGGGCAGCGGGGACCGGTGGGGCAGCGGGGACCGGTGGGGCAGCGGGGACCGGTGGGGCAGCGGGGACCGGTGGGGCAGCGGGGACCGGTGGGGCAGCGGGGACCGGTGGGGCAGCGGGGACCGGTGGGGCAGCGGGGACCGGTGGGGCAGCGGGGACCGGTGGGGCAGCGGGGACCGGTGGGGCAGCGGGGACCGGTGGGGCAGCGGGGACCGGTGGGGCAGCGGGGACCGGTGGGGCAGCGGGGACCGGTGGGGCAGCGGGGACCGGTGGGGCAGCGGGGACCGGTGGGGCAGCGGGGACCGGTGGGGCAGCGGGGACCGGTGGGGCAGCGGGGACCGGTGGGGCAGCGGGGACCGGTGGGGCAGCGGGGACCGGTGGGGCAGCGGGGACCGGTGGGGCAGCGGGGACCGGTGGGGCAGCGGGGACCGGTGGGGCAGCGGGGACCGGTGGGGCAGCGGGGACCGGTGGGGCAGCGGGGACCGGTGGGGCAGCGGGGACCGGTGGGGCAGCGGGGACCGGTGGGGCAGCGGGGACCGGTGGGGCAGCGGGGACCGGTGGGGCAGCGGGGACCGGTGGGGCAGCGGGGACCGGTGGGGCAGCGGGGACCGGTGGGGCAGCGGGGACCGGTGGGGCAGCGGGGACCGGTGGGGCAGCGGGGACCGGTGGGGCAGCGGGGACCGGTGGGGCAGCGGGGACCGGTGGGGCAGCGGGGACCGGTGGGGCAGCGGGGACCGGTGGGGCAGCGGGGACCGGTGGGGCAGCGGGGACCGGTGGGGCAGCGGGGACCGGTGGGGCAGCGGGGACCGGTGGGGCAGCGGGGACCGGTGGGGCAGCGGGGACCGGTGGGGCAGCGGGGACCGGTGGGGCAGCGGGGACCGGTGGGGCAGCGGGGACCGGTGGGGCAGCGGGGACCGGTGGGGCAGCGGGGACCGGTGGGGCAGCGGGGACCGGTGGGGCAGCGGGGACCGGTGGGGCAGCGGGGACCGGTGGGGCAGCGGGGACCGGTGGGGCAGCGGGGACCGGTGGGGCAGCGGGGACCGGTGGGGCAGCGGGGACCGGTGGGGCAGCGGGGACCGGTGGGGCAGCGGGGACCGGTGGGGCAGCGGGGACCGGTGGGGCAGCGGGGACCGGTGGGGCAGCGGGGACCGGTGGGGCAGCGGGGACCGGTGGGGCAGCGGGGACCGGTGGGGCAGCGGGGACCGGTGGGGCAGCGGGGACCGGTGGGGCAGCGGGGACCGGTGGGGCAGCGGGGACCGGTGGGGCAGCGGGGACCGGTGGGGCAGCGGGGACCGGTGGGGCAGCGGGGACCGGTGGGGCAGCGGGGACCGGTGGGGCAGCGGGGACCGGTGGGGCAGCGGGGACCGGTGGGGCAGCGGGGACcggtgggagccatcagggggtggccagtgcaggctgtgacagcctcaccaggTCACTTAAGCTTTTGGGGCTGCTCTCTCCAGCTCAAAACATggaagagcaatggctgtcttccctacccataa